From Domibacillus sp. DTU_2020_1001157_1_SI_ALB_TIR_016, a single genomic window includes:
- the rpsA gene encoding 30S ribosomal protein S1: MTEDMNQAEVNNYSVGDKVRATVVKVEEKQVQVEIPDSKKDGIIPISELSSLHVEKASDVVKEGDELELLVTKEEDDLYVLSKRKADAETAWDDMQKRFEEGAIFEAEIKEVVKGGLVVDLGIRGFIPASLVEDHFVEDFEDYKGRVMKLKIVELEQDKNRLILSHRAVLDIEKAENKQKVLENIQAGNVIDGKVQRLTDFGAFVDIGGVDGLVHISQLSHEHVEKPSDVLTEGQEVKVKVLSIDRDSERISLSIKETLPGPWENIADRAPIGSEHEGTVKRLVSYGAFVEVFPGVEGLVHISQISNRHIGTPHEVLEEGQTVRVKVLDANEQEHRLSLSMKSFEEAEPEETVDSYELPEESSGFQIGDILGDQLKDLK, encoded by the coding sequence GGACAGCAAGAAAGACGGTATTATTCCCATCAGTGAACTGTCAAGCCTTCACGTAGAAAAAGCATCAGATGTCGTCAAAGAAGGCGACGAGCTTGAACTGCTTGTCACAAAAGAAGAAGATGATCTATATGTGTTGTCAAAACGCAAAGCCGATGCGGAAACTGCGTGGGACGACATGCAAAAACGATTTGAAGAAGGCGCTATTTTTGAAGCGGAGATTAAAGAAGTCGTTAAAGGCGGTCTCGTTGTAGATCTTGGCATCCGTGGATTTATTCCGGCTTCACTCGTAGAGGATCACTTCGTTGAAGATTTCGAAGATTACAAAGGCCGCGTAATGAAACTTAAAATCGTCGAGCTTGAACAAGATAAAAACCGGTTAATTCTTTCACACCGGGCTGTATTGGATATTGAAAAAGCAGAAAATAAACAAAAAGTGCTTGAAAACATTCAAGCAGGTAATGTGATTGATGGAAAAGTGCAGCGCTTAACTGATTTCGGCGCTTTTGTTGATATCGGCGGTGTCGATGGGCTTGTGCACATTTCCCAGCTTTCACATGAGCATGTAGAAAAACCATCCGATGTACTTACGGAAGGTCAAGAAGTAAAAGTAAAAGTGCTGTCTATTGACCGCGACAGCGAGCGAATTTCTCTATCTATTAAAGAAACACTGCCTGGACCATGGGAAAACATCGCAGATCGTGCACCAATTGGATCAGAACATGAAGGTACAGTGAAACGCCTTGTTTCATATGGTGCGTTTGTAGAAGTGTTCCCAGGCGTAGAAGGTCTCGTTCATATTTCTCAAATCTCTAACCGCCACATTGGCACTCCTCATGAAGTATTGGAAGAAGGACAGACTGTTAGAGTAAAAGTGCTGGATGCCAATGAGCAGGAGCATCGTTTATCGCTCAGCATGAAATCATTTGAAGAAGCGGAGCCGGAAGAAACGGTTGATTCCTATGAATTACCGGAAGAAAGCTCAGGCTTCCAAATCGGTGATATTTTAGGCGACCAGCTAAAAGATTTAAAATAA
- the fni gene encoding type 2 isopentenyl-diphosphate Delta-isomerase, whose product MSRAERKIDHIHYALSTGQSRRTGLDHIQFVHQSLPGSSVKDISLSTEIGGLQWSSPIFVNAMTGGGGEVTARINTQLAEAAAACGIPMAVGSQMSALRHPEERATFEAARKANPKGIMMANIGAEASVEEARAVCEMIEADILQIHLNVVQELAMPEGDRDFRGAVDRIASICETVKVPVIVKETGFGISAETARLLNDLPLAAIDTAGFGGTNFAAVENERAARPLAFFNSWGIPTAVSIVEALSGAPGRPVIASGGLQYADDVVKSLALGASAAGLSGFLLNVLMTNGQEALVEHIEQMKADIKMMMCALGARSISHLHSVPLIISGETCQWLQARGLKPERFALRVPVPFDS is encoded by the coding sequence TTGAGCAGAGCGGAACGTAAGATTGACCATATTCATTATGCATTGTCAACGGGACAAAGCCGGCGGACAGGATTGGATCATATTCAATTTGTTCACCAGAGCCTCCCGGGTTCCTCTGTCAAAGATATATCGCTATCAACGGAAATCGGCGGACTTCAGTGGAGTTCGCCGATTTTTGTGAATGCGATGACAGGCGGAGGCGGAGAAGTGACAGCGCGCATTAATACGCAGTTAGCAGAAGCAGCCGCAGCATGCGGCATCCCAATGGCTGTCGGTTCTCAAATGTCAGCGCTTCGCCATCCGGAAGAAAGAGCCACGTTTGAAGCCGCCCGGAAAGCTAATCCAAAGGGCATCATGATGGCGAATATCGGAGCGGAGGCATCAGTGGAAGAAGCTCGTGCCGTGTGTGAGATGATTGAAGCAGACATTCTGCAAATCCATTTAAATGTCGTTCAGGAACTTGCGATGCCTGAAGGGGATCGGGATTTTCGTGGAGCTGTTGACCGGATTGCTTCTATTTGCGAAACGGTAAAGGTACCGGTGATTGTAAAAGAAACCGGTTTCGGGATAAGCGCTGAAACGGCCCGGCTATTAAATGATCTTCCGTTGGCAGCAATTGATACAGCGGGGTTTGGCGGAACAAACTTTGCTGCTGTTGAAAATGAGCGGGCCGCACGCCCTCTTGCTTTTTTCAACAGCTGGGGCATTCCGACTGCTGTATCTATTGTTGAAGCCCTTTCGGGGGCTCCAGGTCGTCCTGTTATCGCTTCAGGCGGTCTGCAATATGCTGATGATGTGGTGAAATCATTGGCACTGGGCGCTTCAGCAGCCGGGTTGTCCGGCTTTCTGCTAAACGTATTGATGACAAACGGACAGGAAGCCCTGGTAGAGCATATCGAACAAATGAAAGCAGATATAAAAATGATGATGTGCGCGCTCGGTGCCCGGTCCATTTCCCATCTTCACAGCGTTCCGCTTATCATCTCAGGAGAAACGTGCCAATGGCTGCAGGCCCGTGGGTTAAAGCCAGAGCGATTTGCTCTCCGCGTGCCGGTGCCATTTGATTCATAA
- the der gene encoding ribosome biogenesis GTPase Der, producing the protein MMKRTVAIVGRPNVGKSTIFNRIAGERISIVEDVPGVTRDRIYSSGEWLTHEFNLIDTGGIDLGDEPFLDQIRQQAEIAIDEADVIIFIVNGREGVTSADEEVAKILYRSKKPIVLGVNKIDNPDMRTDIYDFYSLGFGEIFPISGSHGIGLGDLLDEVVSHFPTGEDKPYEDDVIKFSLIGRPNVGKSSLTNALLGEDRVIVSDIAGTTRDAVDSPYTYNGQKYVIIDTAGMRKRGKVYETTEKYSVLRAMRAIERSDVVLVVLNAEEGIREQDKHIAGYAHEAGRAVVIVVNKWDAVEKDEKTMGEFEENIRSHFQFLDYAPIVFLSAKTKKRIHTLMPYIDRASESHSMRVQSSVLNDVITDAVAMNPAPADKGKRLRVYYATQVSVKPPTFVVFVNEPELMHFSYLRFLENRIRDAFSFEGTPIHIIARARK; encoded by the coding sequence ATGATGAAACGGACTGTTGCGATCGTTGGAAGGCCAAACGTAGGTAAATCAACGATTTTTAACCGGATTGCCGGTGAGCGTATTTCGATTGTCGAAGATGTGCCGGGTGTAACCCGCGACCGTATCTACAGTTCAGGCGAGTGGCTGACGCATGAATTTAACTTGATTGATACAGGCGGTATTGACTTGGGTGATGAGCCTTTTCTAGACCAAATTCGCCAGCAGGCTGAAATTGCCATTGATGAAGCGGATGTGATTATTTTTATTGTAAATGGCCGTGAAGGGGTCACATCGGCAGACGAAGAAGTAGCCAAAATTTTATACCGGTCTAAAAAGCCAATTGTACTTGGTGTAAATAAAATTGATAACCCGGATATGCGGACGGATATTTATGATTTTTATTCACTTGGTTTCGGTGAGATTTTTCCGATTTCCGGTTCGCACGGTATTGGCCTTGGAGATTTGCTTGACGAAGTTGTCTCGCATTTTCCGACTGGAGAAGACAAACCGTACGAAGATGATGTCATTAAATTTTCATTAATTGGCCGTCCGAATGTAGGAAAGTCGTCTCTTACAAATGCGCTGCTCGGAGAAGACCGTGTTATTGTCAGTGATATTGCAGGCACAACACGCGATGCGGTTGACTCTCCTTACACGTACAATGGCCAAAAGTATGTAATCATTGACACAGCCGGGATGAGAAAACGCGGTAAAGTGTATGAGACAACTGAAAAATACAGCGTACTGCGTGCGATGAGAGCGATCGAACGCTCTGACGTTGTGCTGGTCGTGTTAAATGCTGAGGAAGGCATTCGTGAACAGGATAAGCACATTGCCGGCTACGCGCATGAAGCAGGACGGGCTGTTGTGATTGTTGTAAACAAATGGGATGCTGTTGAAAAAGATGAAAAAACAATGGGTGAATTTGAAGAAAACATCCGCAGTCATTTTCAATTTTTAGACTATGCACCTATCGTGTTTTTGTCTGCCAAGACGAAAAAACGAATTCATACACTGATGCCATATATTGACCGGGCAAGCGAAAGCCACTCAATGCGAGTTCAATCAAGTGTGTTGAATGATGTCATTACCGATGCTGTGGCGATGAATCCAGCACCGGCAGACAAAGGAAAACGGCTGCGTGTTTATTATGCAACACAGGTTTCGGTCAAGCCGCCAACGTTTGTTGTATTTGTGAACGAGCCGGAACTCATGCATTTCTCTTATCTCCGCTTTCTTGAAAACCGCATTCGTGATGCGTTCTCATTTGAAGGAACGCCGATTCACATTATTGCGCGCGCAAGAAAATAA
- a CDS encoding NAD(P)H-dependent glycerol-3-phosphate dehydrogenase — MTEKVAVLGAGSWGTALALVLADNGLHVTMWAKNEERIAELNTHHTNSRYLPDISLPASIRGTTSLSEVLEGCSTVVLAVPTKAIREVARQIVQTASSPVTVVHVSKGIEPDSLLRISEMIEQEMPESVLKDVVVLSGPSHAEEVSLRHPTTVAVSSRSLEAAQRIQDLFMNQNFRVYTNPDMIGVEIGGALKNIIALAAGISDGLGYGDNAKAALITRGLAEIARLGTKMGANPLTFSGLAGIGDLIVTCTSVHSRNWRAGNMLGQGKKLDEVLESMGMVVEGVRTTKAGYQLSQKYDVQMPITQALYHILFKEQDPKKAVDDLMARVKKHELEDLIDILDTKRD; from the coding sequence ATGACAGAAAAAGTTGCAGTGCTGGGGGCAGGGAGCTGGGGAACAGCTCTTGCCCTTGTGCTTGCCGACAATGGCCTCCATGTGACCATGTGGGCGAAAAATGAAGAGCGGATAGCCGAATTAAATACACATCATACAAACAGCCGGTATTTGCCGGATATTTCACTGCCTGCCTCTATTCGCGGCACAACATCACTTTCTGAGGTACTTGAAGGATGCAGTACGGTTGTGCTTGCTGTGCCAACAAAAGCGATCCGGGAAGTGGCACGGCAAATCGTTCAGACGGCTTCATCACCGGTTACCGTTGTACATGTGTCTAAAGGAATTGAACCCGATTCACTGCTTCGCATTTCTGAGATGATTGAGCAGGAAATGCCTGAAAGTGTACTGAAAGACGTAGTGGTACTGTCAGGACCTTCCCATGCAGAAGAAGTAAGCCTTCGCCACCCAACAACCGTGGCGGTGTCTTCCCGCTCGCTAGAAGCGGCTCAACGCATTCAGGACTTATTTATGAACCAGAACTTCCGGGTTTACACAAATCCAGACATGATTGGTGTAGAAATCGGCGGCGCGCTCAAAAATATTATCGCACTTGCCGCTGGAATTTCGGACGGGCTCGGCTATGGTGACAATGCAAAAGCAGCGCTTATTACCCGCGGATTGGCGGAAATTGCCCGGCTTGGCACAAAGATGGGAGCGAATCCGCTTACCTTCTCGGGTCTTGCCGGTATTGGCGATTTAATCGTCACGTGCACAAGTGTTCATTCAAGAAACTGGCGGGCTGGAAATATGCTCGGCCAGGGCAAAAAGCTGGATGAAGTGCTCGAAAGTATGGGGATGGTTGTGGAAGGAGTCCGCACGACAAAAGCTGGTTATCAGCTTTCTCAAAAATATGATGTGCAAATGCCAATTACACAAGCACTCTATCATATTTTATTTAAAGAGCAGGATCCTAAAAAAGCCGTAGATGATTTAATGGCACGTGTAAAAAAACATGAGCTGGAAGACTTAATCGATATTTTAGATACAAAGCGGGATTAG
- a CDS encoding DUF2768 domain-containing protein encodes MSPSMLKMWISFAGMGLMIVSIFSIYMSRYKFRNRFLKGITALFAYICMIVGGLIVVYVVLSGPTR; translated from the coding sequence ATGTCACCATCCATGCTGAAAATGTGGATTTCATTTGCCGGAATGGGGCTGATGATTGTCTCTATTTTTTCAATCTACATGAGCCGTTACAAGTTTCGTAACCGCTTTTTAAAAGGAATAACCGCACTTTTCGCTTATATATGCATGATTGTCGGCGGGCTTATTGTTGTTTATGTGGTTTTGAGCGGCCCGACCCGTTAA
- the spoIVA gene encoding stage IV sporulation protein A, whose protein sequence is MENTEVIKDIAERTEGDIYLGVVGAVRTGKSTFIKKFMELLVLPNMDSESERRRAQDELPQSASGKTIMTTEPKFVPSRAAAVQAGGVLVNIRLVDCVGYVVPEAKGYEDEHGPRMIQTPWHDEPIPFDEAADIGTRKVIEEHSTIGVVVTTDGSFGELRRHTYIEAEERAVAGLKEVGKPFILIINSARPENLETLELQQELAEKYDIPVLAMSVESMTESNVLHVLQEALFEFPVHEVNVHLPSWIMALDESHWLRDKYNEMVKETVKDIKRLRDVNRVVDQFGGGEYIESAVLTGMDMGQGIAEINVNAPNGLYEKIVNEIIGEPLRGKEHLLEIIQDYAHIKEEYGQVEEALRMVKQTGYGVAVPSINEMRLEEPKIIRHGSRYGVRMKAVAPSIHMIQVDVESEFSPIIGSEKQSEELVHHVMKDFEDDPLSVWNSDIFGRNLSSIVRDGIQSKVSLMPDHARSKLKDTLEKIINEGSGGMIAILL, encoded by the coding sequence ATGGAAAATACAGAAGTCATTAAGGATATTGCCGAGCGGACCGAAGGCGATATTTATTTAGGCGTTGTCGGTGCTGTCAGGACGGGGAAATCAACATTTATAAAGAAGTTTATGGAGCTTTTGGTGCTGCCGAACATGGATAGTGAATCGGAACGGCGCCGTGCACAGGATGAACTGCCGCAAAGCGCATCCGGCAAAACCATTATGACGACAGAACCAAAATTTGTTCCGAGTCGTGCGGCGGCTGTGCAGGCGGGCGGTGTGCTCGTTAATATTCGGCTGGTAGACTGTGTAGGCTATGTTGTGCCAGAAGCGAAAGGATATGAAGATGAACACGGTCCACGGATGATTCAGACACCATGGCATGATGAACCGATTCCGTTCGATGAAGCAGCGGATATTGGAACGAGAAAGGTGATTGAAGAGCATTCGACGATTGGGGTAGTGGTCACAACAGACGGGTCATTCGGTGAACTGCGCCGCCACACTTATATTGAGGCGGAGGAACGGGCCGTTGCAGGATTAAAAGAAGTAGGCAAGCCTTTTATCTTGATTATAAACTCGGCCCGGCCTGAAAATTTGGAAACTTTAGAGCTGCAGCAGGAGCTGGCCGAAAAATATGATATTCCGGTTCTCGCCATGTCGGTTGAATCGATGACAGAATCGAACGTGCTGCATGTTTTGCAGGAAGCTTTATTTGAATTCCCGGTTCATGAAGTGAACGTTCATCTTCCTTCCTGGATTATGGCGTTAGATGAATCACATTGGCTTCGGGATAAATACAACGAAATGGTAAAAGAAACGGTCAAGGATATTAAAAGGCTCCGTGATGTGAACCGTGTTGTCGACCAGTTTGGCGGCGGTGAGTATATTGAGTCCGCTGTCTTAACAGGAATGGATATGGGGCAGGGAATTGCAGAAATCAACGTGAATGCGCCAAATGGCTTGTATGAAAAGATCGTCAACGAAATTATTGGGGAACCATTACGCGGCAAAGAGCATTTGCTAGAAATTATCCAAGATTATGCTCATATTAAGGAAGAATATGGGCAGGTAGAAGAAGCGCTGAGAATGGTCAAGCAGACCGGTTACGGTGTAGCGGTTCCGTCCATCAACGAAATGCGCTTGGAAGAACCAAAAATTATTCGCCACGGCTCGCGTTATGGCGTACGGATGAAAGCAGTGGCGCCATCTATTCACATGATTCAAGTAGATGTTGAATCGGAATTTTCACCGATCATCGGCTCAGAAAAACAAAGTGAAGAGCTCGTTCATCACGTGATGAAAGACTTCGAAGATGATCCGCTGTCCGTTTGGAACAGTGACATTTTCGGGCGTAATTTAAGCTCTATCGTCCGGGACGGTATTCAGTCGAAAGTATCCTTGATGCCTGATCATGCCCGAAGCAAGTTAAAAGATACGCTTGAAAAAATCATCAATGAAGGCTCAGGCGGAATGATTGCGATACTGCTTTAA
- a CDS encoding HU family DNA-binding protein — MNKTDLINEVAETAELSKKDATKAVDALFDAIQETLAKGDKVQLIGFGNFEVRERSARKGRNPQTGEEIEIAASKVPAFKPGKALKDAVK, encoded by the coding sequence ATGAACAAAACTGACTTGATCAATGAAGTTGCAGAAACAGCAGAACTTTCTAAGAAAGACGCGACAAAAGCGGTTGATGCTCTTTTCGATGCCATCCAAGAAACATTGGCAAAAGGCGACAAAGTACAATTGATTGGTTTCGGTAACTTTGAGGTGCGTGAGCGTTCAGCACGTAAAGGACGTAACCCACAAACAGGTGAAGAAATCGAAATCGCTGCGAGCAAAGTACCGGCATTTAAACCGGGTAAAGCGCTTAAAGACGCGGTTAAATAA
- the folE gene encoding GTP cyclohydrolase I FolE, with the protein MAEVDHAKIQQAVRLILEAVGENPDREGLQDTPKRVAKMYEEAFSGLHVDPRFYFETVFEEQYEELVLVKDIPFYSMCEHHLVPFFGHAHVAYMPKGGKVTGLSKLARAVESVARRPQLQERITNEVADAIMDMLQPQGVMVIVQAEHMCMAMRGVKKPGAKTVTTAARGLYENDAQLRTELLSLIRSS; encoded by the coding sequence ATGGCTGAAGTAGATCACGCCAAAATTCAGCAGGCCGTACGCCTGATTTTAGAAGCGGTTGGTGAAAACCCGGACCGGGAAGGTCTTCAAGATACACCGAAACGGGTAGCGAAAATGTATGAAGAAGCATTTTCAGGTCTTCACGTGGATCCAAGATTTTATTTCGAAACTGTATTTGAAGAGCAATATGAAGAGCTTGTTCTTGTAAAGGACATTCCTTTTTACTCGATGTGTGAGCATCACCTTGTGCCGTTTTTCGGCCATGCTCACGTAGCGTATATGCCAAAAGGCGGGAAAGTAACCGGCTTAAGCAAGCTGGCACGGGCTGTTGAATCGGTTGCCCGCCGTCCGCAGCTGCAGGAACGGATTACAAATGAAGTAGCAGACGCCATTATGGACATGCTTCAGCCGCAAGGGGTAATGGTGATTGTGCAAGCGGAGCATATGTGCATGGCTATGCGCGGGGTGAAAAAGCCAGGCGCTAAAACGGTCACCACAGCCGCACGTGGTTTGTACGAAAATGACGCCCAGCTTCGGACCGAGCTGCTCTCGCTCATTCGTTCGTCATGA
- a CDS encoding heptaprenyl diphosphate synthase component 1: MKEWQEQQSTLLEEINRACRQPFLDKVIGRPVINPLRASALMLAFTDEERKSEQVQKLMQAAVLIGLAMDVHDAIPSVTKEITQKNQLIVLAGDYFSGMYYRTLAEAGCVHWVGVLAGAVKRVNEAKTSLHRYQLETKDAILNAVAVIEGDIIGAVHIEKGTDEIMARALRQLLTADRLLREKNEPFILFEALKQQYETDQQVIEVIEQRLKEIHADVTKCIESIDSYKAAVIEAERDRLFGSRPLRLVEEG, encoded by the coding sequence ATGAAGGAGTGGCAGGAGCAACAGAGTACACTACTTGAAGAAATCAATCGGGCATGCCGGCAGCCTTTTTTAGATAAAGTGATCGGCAGGCCGGTTATAAACCCGCTTCGGGCATCTGCTTTAATGCTGGCATTTACAGACGAGGAAAGAAAAAGTGAACAGGTGCAAAAGCTGATGCAGGCAGCTGTTCTCATTGGGCTGGCAATGGATGTACATGATGCCATTCCGTCTGTGACCAAAGAAATCACACAAAAAAACCAGCTGATCGTATTAGCGGGTGATTATTTCAGCGGGATGTATTACCGGACCCTTGCAGAAGCGGGCTGTGTCCACTGGGTAGGCGTTCTTGCAGGAGCGGTAAAAAGGGTGAATGAAGCGAAAACATCGCTTCATCGGTATCAGCTTGAAACAAAAGACGCCATATTGAACGCTGTTGCAGTGATTGAAGGCGATATTATTGGCGCCGTGCACATCGAAAAGGGTACAGATGAAATAATGGCTCGTGCCCTGCGGCAGCTTTTGACGGCAGACCGGCTTCTTCGTGAGAAAAATGAGCCCTTTATTCTTTTTGAAGCATTAAAACAACAATACGAGACAGACCAGCAGGTCATCGAGGTTATCGAGCAGCGGCTTAAAGAGATCCATGCGGATGTAACAAAGTGTATAGAAAGCATAGATTCCTATAAAGCGGCTGTCATTGAAGCGGAGCGTGACCGCCTTTTTGGCAGCAGGCCGCTTCGGCTCGTGGAAGAAGGGTGA
- a CDS encoding demethylmenaquinone methyltransferase — MQQSKEEKVHSVFQKIYGNYDKMNSIISFQQHKRWRNETMKIMNVPKGAKALDVCCGTGDWTIALAEAVGPHGVVKGLDFSENMLVVGRQKIEAAGLEQVELIHGNAMELPFEDDTFDFVTIGFGLRNVPDYMQVLSEMRRVLKPGGTVVCLETSQPQMPVFKEGYELYFRFIMPAVGRLFAKSYEEYSWLQESARHFPDMKELARMFQQAGFQNVRFKAHTGGVAATHYGNK, encoded by the coding sequence ATGCAGCAATCTAAAGAAGAAAAAGTGCACAGTGTATTTCAAAAAATATACGGTAACTACGATAAAATGAATTCTATTATCAGCTTTCAGCAGCACAAGCGCTGGCGAAATGAAACAATGAAAATCATGAATGTGCCTAAAGGTGCAAAAGCGCTTGATGTATGCTGCGGAACAGGCGATTGGACAATAGCGCTGGCGGAAGCCGTGGGGCCGCATGGAGTGGTCAAGGGGCTTGATTTCAGTGAAAATATGCTCGTTGTTGGCAGGCAGAAAATAGAGGCCGCCGGTTTGGAACAGGTAGAACTGATTCACGGCAACGCAATGGAGCTTCCGTTCGAAGACGATACGTTTGATTTTGTGACGATTGGTTTTGGTCTTCGAAATGTACCGGATTATATGCAGGTGCTTTCAGAGATGCGCCGTGTGTTAAAACCAGGTGGAACGGTCGTATGCCTCGAAACAAGCCAGCCGCAAATGCCTGTTTTTAAGGAAGGATACGAGCTGTATTTCCGCTTCATCATGCCGGCGGTTGGCCGTCTTTTCGCAAAAAGCTATGAAGAATATTCATGGCTGCAGGAATCAGCGCGCCATTTTCCAGACATGAAAGAGCTTGCCCGTATGTTTCAGCAGGCCGGCTTTCAAAATGTGCGTTTTAAAGCTCACACAGGCGGTGTAGCTGCCACACATTACGGAAACAAATAA
- the hepT gene encoding heptaprenyl diphosphate synthase component II, with amino-acid sequence MNIKLIYTRLKADIDLIEQELEHAVRSSSSILEEASVHLLQAGGKRIRPVMLLLGAKFGDYDIHRVKYAAASLELIHMASLVHDDVIDDAVIRRGEHTVKAEWDNRIAMYAGNYIFAAALDSMTKIEEVEAHQILSHTMTELCIGEIIQIQDKYRYDQHLRDYLRRIKRKTAILIAASCQLGAIAAGAPASIHRKLYDFGYNVGMSFQITDDILDFTASEKELGKPAGGDLLQGNITLPVLYAMQDSDMRARITSIHAHSSREEIDDIIVRLKRSDAIEQSHALSRRYLDRALAILTELPPGRHRNSLRDIAHFIGKRKY; translated from the coding sequence ATGAACATAAAACTAATTTATACGCGGTTAAAAGCGGATATCGATTTGATTGAGCAGGAGCTGGAACACGCCGTTCGTTCGTCATCGTCCATTCTGGAGGAGGCGTCTGTACATCTTCTTCAAGCAGGCGGAAAACGCATTCGCCCGGTAATGCTTCTGCTTGGCGCGAAGTTTGGTGATTACGATATTCATCGTGTGAAATATGCAGCTGCTTCTCTTGAATTGATTCACATGGCTTCACTTGTTCACGACGACGTTATTGATGATGCCGTTATCCGCCGGGGAGAGCACACGGTTAAAGCGGAGTGGGATAACCGGATCGCCATGTATGCCGGCAATTACATTTTTGCCGCTGCGCTTGACTCTATGACAAAAATTGAAGAAGTAGAGGCTCATCAGATTCTATCCCATACGATGACAGAGCTGTGTATCGGAGAAATCATTCAAATTCAGGATAAGTACCGGTATGATCAGCATCTGCGCGATTACCTTCGCCGCATCAAGAGAAAAACGGCTATTTTGATCGCAGCCAGCTGCCAGCTTGGGGCTATTGCAGCGGGCGCTCCGGCTTCGATCCACCGGAAGCTGTACGATTTCGGCTACAATGTAGGGATGTCTTTTCAAATTACCGATGATATTCTCGACTTTACAGCAAGTGAAAAAGAACTGGGCAAACCAGCCGGCGGTGACCTCCTTCAAGGAAACATTACGCTTCCTGTTTTGTATGCGATGCAGGATAGTGACATGCGTGCGCGCATTACTTCTATTCACGCTCATTCAAGCCGTGAAGAAATAGATGATATTATTGTCCGCTTAAAGCGCAGCGATGCGATTGAACAGTCTCATGCGTTAAGCAGAAGATATCTCGATCGGGCACTGGCTATTTTAACAGAATTACCGCCGGGCCGGCACCGGAATTCATTACGTGATATTGCCCATTTTATTGGCAAAAGAAAATATTAA
- the ndk gene encoding nucleoside-diphosphate kinase: MEQTYLMVKPDGVQRGLIGEIVSRFEKKGFRLVAAKLMHITPETAQQHYGEHKERPFFGELVDFITSGPVFAMVWEGENVIATARQMMGATNPKDAAPATIRGDFGVIVGKNVIHGSDSPESAKREISLFFQENELTAYEKSGSEWVY, encoded by the coding sequence ATGGAGCAAACATACTTAATGGTAAAACCTGATGGAGTACAGCGTGGTTTGATTGGGGAAATTGTGTCGCGTTTTGAGAAAAAAGGCTTCCGCCTTGTGGCTGCAAAGCTGATGCATATAACACCTGAAACAGCTCAACAGCACTACGGGGAACATAAAGAACGCCCATTTTTCGGTGAATTAGTAGATTTTATTACTTCTGGACCTGTTTTCGCCATGGTGTGGGAAGGTGAAAATGTCATTGCGACTGCTCGTCAAATGATGGGGGCTACAAATCCAAAAGATGCAGCACCAGCAACGATTCGCGGTGATTTTGGCGTTATTGTAGGGAAAAATGTCATTCATGGTTCCGATTCTCCTGAAAGCGCCAAGCGTGAAATCAGCCTTTTCTTCCAAGAAAATGAGCTGACAGCGTACGAAAAATCAGGATCTGAATGGGTCTACTAA